In Methanobrevibacter wolinii SH, the sequence TTTCTGCAAAAGAAAGAGTATCTTTGAGTATGATTGATTATAATTCTATTATAAATGAAGAATTTGATTTTAGTAAATTATTATTTAAGAACAAAAAAATATTATTAATTTGGTATGAATACGAAAAGGGAAAAGATGTTGGAGATTTTTTAATTACTGATTATCAGTTATATGATATGAGTAGAGATGAAAAAATCATAAGACATGATTTTAACATGATTAGAAATAAAGTCAGAGAAGGTAAAGCTCATGAGTTATCTGAAAGTGATACATCATATTTAGGAGCATGCACTAAAGCAAGTAAAGGTACAGATAGAAGATCCCAACCTTATTCTGATATTCCTGCAAAACCAAGAGCTTTTTCTCTTAAAAATTCTTATATGACAGGTATATTAAGAAGTATGTATTCAACTACCCAAACAACAATATCTAATAAATATAAAACAGTTGAAGAATACATATTTAGACAATTAAAACCATATATAGGTAAAAGCCAATTAGAAATTTATGAAAAAATTAAAGGTATTAAATATGAAAAAGAAAACATTCCCAAAAATATCAGTAAAAAAATTACTGATGAATTAATTGGTAAAGATGAGGATTTAGCTAAAAAAGATGATTTATTTACAAAAACTAAGTTTATAATTAAAAATTTACCTATTACACCTAAAAATAAAGCAAGAGAAAGAATGTCCTTTAGAACTTTAGAATTAAGTGAATTTGAAGAAGATTGGGAAAATTCATATTGGAAAAATTATTTTGAGGAAACTACAATATTAACTATATTATGGAAACAACCTACATATAAAAGTAAAAATGGAGAAAGAATTTTAGAAGGTGTTAAAAAAATTAATTTTAATGATAATGATTTTAAATCCTTTGAAAAAACATATAATTATGTTAAAAAAACAATAGAAAAAAGAGATGTTAATTTATTACCAACACCTAATACCTTTGATAATCAATATTTAGTTGTAGCACCAAAAGGTCAAAAAGGTGATGATGCATATAATAATTTCTTTAAAAATAATAAAACAAAAGTTGCTTTTATGTTAACTAAAGAACTTTTAAATAATAAAATTAGTTAAAAATTATTTAGATTCTTAAAAAAATAATTAAACATTTGTTGTATTATTGCCATAATTACTAATAATAATTGTACTAGTATGATTATTTTCATCAATATAAGTTATATTTTTTTGTTCATTATCTTTAATATTTATATTAATATTAGAATGAACAAAACTATAATTATTAACTTCATAATTATTATTTGAATCAAAACCATATAAACCAGGTAATATAAAACCTGTCCCAATAATTACTACAATAAGAACAAAAATTAAACAAACAGCAAAAGTCTTCTCTTTAGATGTTCCAGTTTTTATACGTAAATTATGTTTAATTGTAAATTTATAAAAATGATGAGTTAATGGATAAAATAATGGACAACCAGTGGGAGTAAGTAAATCCAAAAATATATGACTTAAAAATCCAACAAACATTGCAAAACCTATTATAATATGTTGAGGAATAATTTTTAAAAATATTATTAAAATAGGAATTAACAAGATAAATAAAGTGTGTAATTGTCTTTTATGTTTATCAAAAATAGTTATTTCAATATAATCCAATATTATTGAGAATATTATAATATATATTGAATACATTAAAATCTGCAGTTTATTAACTACAATATTAATAGAAAATATTTTAACAATATAAATTATAACAAAACCTAATAATAATCCATTAATTGCATGAGTATAATTTTTCATTTTAAATCACAAAAATAATCTAATAATAAAAATATTATCTTTTAACAAAATAATTTTCAAATTTATACCACGATGTTGAAATCCAAATAGCACCCAAAATTACAAATGCAGAAATATTATGAGTTAAAGTATAAGAAATTGAAAAATACATAGCACCTAAAATTAATGCAACTAAAATAAAAAAAGGTTGAGTTATATCAATAGCAATAATTTCATTGGAGTTTAATTCATAAAAATTAGAAATAATCAATTTGTTAATTTCATATTGAAATTCGTCACTGTAAGTATTTGCAATAATGTAAACATTTTTTAATTCAAAAAATGTTTCAAAAACTGGAATAGAATTTATTTTAATTTTATCAAAATTATCAAAAATTAAAATTATGGAATCATCAATGAATTCTGCTTTTTCATACTCAACAAAACCTTCAAAATTAAGATCTTTAAATAAATATTTTTGTGTTTCATCATAATATTGTATAAAATGATTTTTAAATAAATCAATAATAAAATCTAAACTTTTAGATGTAATATCTTTATAATTATAATCTAAATGAAAATAATGTACAATAATTTTCATAATATGCTTCGGATAATTTGGATATTTAATTCTAATAACAGAACCATATTCTTTAAATAATTTAAATATTAAATCTATATCGAAATCATATAACAAAACATATCTATGTTTATACAAGATATCAGGCAACTTTCGTAAATCTATATTCAATTATATCCCCACATCTAATTTAAGTAGTTTAAAACAGTTAAATACGAAAAATTTTTTATTAAATTAATAATTCTTTATTAACTTGATTTAAACAATTGACAAAAATCATTTTAAGAAATTTATCAGAATTATATTCTATAATAATTTGATTTTTTAATATTAAATTTTCTTTAGAATATTTTTTAATCCAATTATCCACATATAATGTTCTAAATATACCTATCTCAATTTCATTAATACAATCATAAATTAATTCCATATTAACAAAATTATCTGCAAAAAATATAAAACCACCATTAAATATAGTCCAATTTAAAGGGAAATTATATTTTTTATTTTTTAATGTTTTTAGCCATTTAGGATTTTTAATTAAAAAATCTTGAAACATAGAATTAAAACAGTTAATAACATATTTATATTGTTTTCCTTGAAAGTTTTCATTATAATAAATATTAACCCACCATTTATACATACTATGATTTTTAATTTCATATCTTCCCATATAAATCACCATGATTCATTTTAAAATAAAATTTTATAATAAACTTTTATTTTACTTTAATTTTCTCTTTATCAAAACCCAATTCATACAATTTATCTTTATTTTGATTATTACATATACATCGAACAATATTAATCTTACTTAATTCCATTACATATGGTTTAAAAGGCAAATGCAAAATATTATATTTAATAAAGTCTTGTTTAATATCATATATATCAAAGATATAAATCTGATTTCTATAATTTAATTCAATGAAAAATTGATTTTTATTTTCACCATTTATTTCCAATAATTTAATTAATTGATTAAAATCCATATTTTCACCTAATAATAAATCACAATTTTTACTAAAAAATAATAAATCATATTAATCTCATAATAAAAATTAAAAAAAGTAAAGTCAAAAAACTTTACTTTATAACAAAAAATATTATAAATACAAACTTATTTAGAATCTAATAAAAATTTATATAACCACCCAAATTATAATAAAATCATAAATACTTAAATTCATACAACACTAACTGTTTCTATAAAATTATCACATTTATAATTATTTCCTGAAGTAACAAGAACATTATAATTACCTTTTTTTAGAGTAATTGGAATTGTTGCAATACCATTTGAATCAGTATATTTATAATATGTTCTGTTATTAATTTTAAAGATAATATTTGCATTACTTACAATTTTACCATTAAAATCTAGAACTTTTACTTTATATGACTCATTTTGATGTAAATCTGCACCAAGGCTAGAAATAGTTATAGGTAATTTATTTATAGTTAAATGAGATACTGTTTTTGAACTAGAAATTCCTGTTGAACCTTTATATGTAATTACAACATCATATTTTCCAGAATTCATTTTAATTAAAATATTTGCTATTCCATTTTTATCAGTTATTTTATTGTAAGTTTTATTATTAATTTTAAAATTGATATATGCACCTGCAATTGATTGGTTATATTGATTGATAAGTTTTACAGATAATTGCTTGTTATCATTGTAATATTTAATCAAATTACTTGTTTTTAAAGTAGTTTTAATACTTAAAACATTAACTAATACATACTTTTTATATGCCTTATAACCATTATGTCCTTTGTATTGTGCTAAGAATTTATATAATCCTGGCTTAAGGTTAATATTTAACTTAAAATGACCATTATTATCTGTTTTTACATTATAATTAGTTTGATTAAGAATAATATTAAGATATGTATTTCTATATGGTGTTTCTTTTTTTGTTAAAGGATTTATAAGTATTAAATTCCCTTCAAGTTGACTGTTATTTCTGTAATACTTATTTAAATTTTTAATATCAATTCTTGTATTATATGAATTTATTGTAAGTAATATTGTTTTACTTGCAGATTTATATCCATTATTACCTTTATAATATATAACAACTTTGTATTTCCCAGGATTTTGTTTAATACTTAAATTAAAATTACCATTATTATTAGTTTTTACATTATACACTTTTTTGTTAATTGTTATTGTAATATAAGTATTAGCAAATGGTTTATTCTTTTTATTTACTGTATCAATTAATAATAATTGTCCTTTAATATTGTTATTATCATTATAAATTTTATTTACATTATTACAAATGATATTTGTTGAATATTTTAGGATTGTGACTGAAATTATTTTATTAACAGTATTATAACCAGTTCGTTGATAAGAAATTTTGGCATTATATTTTCCTGGATTAAAATTAATATTTAAACTAAAATAACCATTATCATCAGATTTTAAATTATATTTAGTTTTATTATTGAAAATTAAAGTTATATATGCTCCTTTAAGTGGTGTTTTAATTTTATTATCTAAAATTACTATTCTACCTTTTAAATTGCTTGCATTCCTATAATATTTAACTAAATTATTTATCTCTATTTGAGTTTGATGGTTTATTACTTGAATATTTACAGTTTTATTTGATGATGAAAAACCACCATACCCTTTATATAATATTAAAATATTATATTTACCTGTTATAAGGTTAATTGGTAAATTAAATTTACCATGAGAATCAGTAGTTTTATAATATTTAATATTTTTCAAAATAATTGTTACAGTTGCATTATTTATAGGTGTTTTATTTCCAGTAATTGGGTTTATTTTATAAAGGAATCCTTCAAGATTAGTTCCATTTCTATAATATTTAACAATATTATTTGAGACAATTAATGTTTTTAATCCAATAATTGTAATTGTTGCTTTTTTAGAAGATTTTTCATAACCTTTTGTACCATTAAAATTAACTATTACTGGATATTTTCCTGGATTTAAATTAATATTAATAGATATTA encodes:
- a CDS encoding metal-dependent hydrolase, which translates into the protein MKNYTHAINGLLLGFVIIYIVKIFSINIVVNKLQILMYSIYIIIFSIILDYIEITIFDKHKRQLHTLFILLIPILIIFLKIIPQHIIIGFAMFVGFLSHIFLDLLTPTGCPLFYPLTHHFYKFTIKHNLRIKTGTSKEKTFAVCLIFVLIVVIIGTGFILPGLYGFDSNNNYEVNNYSFVHSNININIKDNEQKNITYIDENNHTSTIIISNYGNNTTNV
- a CDS encoding Sau3AI family type II restriction endonuclease gives rise to the protein MKFKSIDELLNYTENIKGKTFKEIDSEGLLEGYTNLKRKKGLLGEVVETGFYKYPLNNNPQADFDEIGVELKVTGYKRSKKGKISAKERVSLSMIDYNSIINEEFDFSKLLFKNKKILLIWYEYEKGKDVGDFLITDYQLYDMSRDEKIIRHDFNMIRNKVREGKAHELSESDTSYLGACTKASKGTDRRSQPYSDIPAKPRAFSLKNSYMTGILRSMYSTTQTTISNKYKTVEEYIFRQLKPYIGKSQLEIYEKIKGIKYEKENIPKNISKKITDELIGKDEDLAKKDDLFTKTKFIIKNLPITPKNKARERMSFRTLELSEFEEDWENSYWKNYFEETTILTILWKQPTYKSKNGERILEGVKKINFNDNDFKSFEKTYNYVKKTIEKRDVNLLPTPNTFDNQYLVVAPKGQKGDDAYNNFFKNNKTKVAFMLTKELLNNKIS
- a CDS encoding carboxypeptidase-like regulatory domain-containing protein produces the protein MKYHDGSKFIVYIKSDKSVEGKYIRINIGNDTYWRPIQNNKAELTIYNKEGTYVANCIFNYYGFKTSKCSAIIRITNNKTDTKMTADNLIMDYNDGSSYIVKLTDDKGNPLINSYIKIIISNRTYYKVTDEEGFACLPITNGAGIYTVTAYYNGNYNYKPSKISSKITIKKLKTSIKADNLIKLYGNNTNFVAIITDENKNPLNNTYIITMINNRKYYSKSNEKGIISININLNPGKYPVIVNFNGTKGYEKSSKKATITIIGLKTLIVSNNIVKYYRNGTNLEGFLYKINPITGNKTPINNATVTIILKNIKYYKTTDSHGKFNLPINLITGKYNILILYKGYGGFSSSNKTVNIQVINHQTQIEINNLVKYYRNASNLKGRIVILDNKIKTPLKGAYITLIFNNKTKYNLKSDDNGYFSLNINFNPGKYNAKISYQRTGYNTVNKIISVTILKYSTNIICNNVNKIYNDNNNIKGQLLLIDTVNKKNKPFANTYITITINKKVYNVKTNNNGNFNLSIKQNPGKYKVVIYYKGNNGYKSASKTILLTINSYNTRIDIKNLNKYYRNNSQLEGNLILINPLTKKETPYRNTYLNIILNQTNYNVKTDNNGHFKLNINLKPGLYKFLAQYKGHNGYKAYKKYVLVNVLSIKTTLKTSNLIKYYNDNKQLSVKLINQYNQSIAGAYINFKINNKTYNKITDKNGIANILIKMNSGKYDVVITYKGSTGISSSKTVSHLTINKLPITISSLGADLHQNESYKVKVLDFNGKIVSNANIIFKINNRTYYKYTDSNGIATIPITLKKGNYNVLVTSGNNYKCDNFIETVSVV